The Leishmania panamensis strain MHOM/PA/94/PSC-1 chromosome 5 sequence genomic sequence CGATCGCCCGCTGCCCATTCCAGTGTACTGCAGTATCCTCCGCAACAACCTCGGCGATGACACGTTCATGCGATGCCGCGACATCACACTGCTGCAGGACGACCCGGGTTGCGTGTTTGACGTCTTGGAACAGTTTGCCGAGGGTGTCATGAACACACCAATGCGCGGCATCACCTTCCAGCGCATCgagtccctccccccaatcATTGCGCGCGAACTAAACAGCAGtcgcggcggccgtggcggcttcggcaacggcggtggcTATGGCGGAggtcgtggtggcggccgtggcggcttcagcaacggcggtggcTATGGCGGAggtcgtggtggcggccgtggcggctacagcaacggcggtggcTATGGCGGgggtcgtggcggcggtcgtggtgggggtcgtggcggcggttTCCAGCGCCGCTACTGAGGCGCTGATGCGCTCATTTTTAGCGACGACAAACAGGTGTGATGAGCACCCTTTGCTCgcgagtgtgtgcgcttttctctcctgcgcttcacctctcctctctcctgaTGGCGTGGGACACTCCAGTGCGTGCACCTCAGAGTGCAGCACCCCTCGCCCTCGGTGGGGAGGCCGAgcagcccctctccctgccgataccgagccgctgctggcggtgacagggcccAGCGCCTACGACCTAGGGCggtcagagcgatgcgccgctacggatgtcggcggtcaggccctggatggtgctgcgtcgggtcgacctgcggcagtgaagACGGCTGTGTCGCCCGTAGGATGAGCCGAGTGTCAGCGTGACCGGAATGTGTCTCACCCGGTCCTGGCTGCCTACTGCTGGGGAGCCTGCACCACGCTGAGGAATGCACcacgtggcgaccggcatagCGGAAGCTGCTGTGGGGCGACCTGCGAagcggtggggtgggtgggtagagtCTGACGCAGGGGCGGTGCTCTGGTGGCTGAGTGCGCAGTGCTGCCCCGTGTGTCCACGGCTGCTTCCcccaccacgcgatggggccTTTGACAGGCGGGGTGGTGCTTAGCTCTTGTTGCATGACAGAGGATGGGACGCGCTgggcagaggaaaagggggtgcctttgacgcacacacgcgtgtgcaccgccacctctctttttttaTTTCGTCTTTGTCTTTTTGTAGGTTGCAAGTCTGCCGCTTAGCGCACTGACTTCCTCCTTCCGCTTTCATGTTGTATTTGGCGTCGTTGCCGTGCCgctctcccccgccccctttgcgtgttgtgtgtgtgtgtgtgttggtaGTCGTCGAGTTACGATGGGCCCTTCTTGTCGCTCTTTTTCCGCAGGATTCATCGCTTCGCTTTCCCTTCCTGCAGTCATCCCCATCGATCTTCTCCAGAGGCCAACAACGATCACGAAACGGGAAAAGCGGGAGAGATGCATACATGACGCCCagacagaggcgcgcgcACATGTACTGTGTTCAGCATCGTTTCAGGGTCAAAGTCTCCTCTTCCATTCCCCTCGCTGTCCCGATTCCACTTCGTCTGCCAGCCTCCGAGAGGATCGCTTGAAGACTCAAACACCAGGCTGTTATCCCTCGATCTCTCGTTCTTTGTCgctccgtgtgtgtgtgtgtgtgtgtgtgtgtgtgtgtgtgtgtgtgtgtgtgtagaaTATCAAGCNNNNNNNNNNNNNNNNNNNNNNNNNNNNNNNNNNNNNNNNNNNNNNNNNNNNNNNNNNNNNNNNNNNNNNNNNNNNNNNNNNNNNNNNNNNNNNNNNNNNGCGCTGGGCAGAGGAAAGGACCACTGACATaccttttcgctctcctcgttcCTCCTGCCGAACGCGAGCCCTCTCGGCACTCCTCCgaccccttttctctctctcgctcactcgctctctggTGTCGTTGGATTTGAGTTGCTCATTTTCGtgtctcgtgtgtgtgtgtgtgtgtgtgtgtgtgtgtgtgtgtgtgttcgcgcTATCTTGTGCTTCGGCGCGTTAAGGGAAAAGGCTTCGAAGTCACTTCTcatgcggaggaggggggttggCAGGGGCCAGTCGCTCCGTCCTCCTGCTTCGGTTAAGCAGCCAATAAGAGAGCAGCGCCTAAAGTGAAACCACATGAAAATGTCGAAAATAACAACGAGTGTCGTGTCGAGGTAAGGCGAGAGGGCGTCCAGGTGTTCCCCGGCCCCTTGCCTCTCTCACGACTCCTGTGAGCCACTTGCGTATAGGCGTGCTGTGCCGCTGGCGGCCTGAGGCGCATACCGGTGGATTAGCAGTTgccagtgtgtgtgcgtgtagtAATGCCGagctctctcctcctcttccgagGGGTAGACGTGAGCCCCCCCAAACCGGTTGTCGGTGTGTTGTCTGCCACTCTGTAGCATACAGATCGTCCACACTGGCTCCTTCCACACTCTTGAGGACGCGTATGGATTGCCACGTCGTTGCGTACGCACCCTCTCGTACTTCACCctcgtgttttttttcctctacgtttctcgctctctccttccaccACTGTTACCGAGCTGATGGACGGACTCGTCTGTAATGCAAAGTGCACCTCCACACCGGTCGCGCCTGCGCCCTGACGTAAGTAAGACTCTTCTGGCTTGGCGACATTACCCGCGGTTCCCTCACAGCACCACCCACTATCGCCCTCCTCGGGAGCACATTCTCTCCAGAGCTGAAGAATACGTCGCCGCCGGATGCCGGCGAGTgcacgaaggaaaaaagacAAAGTGCCCGCGCCGGGCACCAAAGGCGAGAAGTCCACCGGCTTCTACACcaagaagaggtggaggtcggtgctgcaggagacgcGCGTGGACCTCGCCGGCCGCGCTCTCGGGCCACGTGGCGCCCTTATTGTGGGCACGGCTCTCTTCAGGAATACGTACGTCACCTTCCTCGATCTGAGCCACAACGAGCTAGGCGATGATGGTGCGATATCGATCGCCAGCATGTTGCGTGGCAACACCCATGTGCAGTACTTGAACTTGTCGCACAATAACATGACAGACGCCGGCGGCATCGCACTGGCGAGCGCCTTCATTCCTAACGTCAGCCCTTCTGGCCAGCCTGGTCAGTGGAATCGTACGCTGTTTACCCTCGTTCTCATGGGCAACAGGCTCGGTGATGATACCCTCCTCGCCATGGGCAACGCCGCGGCATGCCACCGCGACTTGACCCGCGTGGACCTCTCGTGGAACACTGTCGGAGAGAACGGCACGAAGTGCCTCATGCGGGCCTACGAGCGCAACCCACTCTGCGTCTACGAACTAGCCGCCAACGCTATCGGGGACGAGGGTGCCGTATACCTCTgcgaggcactgcagcgtcACGGCGGTAAGACCCAGACAACGCTGAACCTGTACCGCAACTCCATCAGCTGCCCCGGCGCCGAAGCAGTTGGCCGACTTGTGGCGAGCTCCTCCATCATGCAGGACGTGAGCCTCGCTTGCAACACGATCGGCTTCAAAGgggtgcaggcgctgcagcatcagTTAACGGACGCCGCCGTGATCGCCAGCTGCACCTTGCGCACTCTCAACCTTAGCGACAACTGGATTGGCGATGAGGGAGCGGCGAGTGTGGCGGCCGTCATCAAGGCCGATCTCCCCTCACTCGAACGCCTGGACGTGTCTGAAAACAAAATCACCGACGTCGGTGCCACCGCCATTATCACGGCGGCTCTGCAGAACACGCACCTGCTACTGCTGAACTGTGAGGCAAACCGCCTCGGCCCCAAGGCAGTagacgcggtggtgcggctTATCCATGAGACGCGCACTCTCAAGTCCCTCAACGTGGCCGGCTGCGTTGGCTCGGCTGATCACCGGCGCACGCTGACCATCGCGGTGGGAGAGACTGACGGATTGCATGTTGAGCTAGGCCCAAGCCCGGAGGATGCAACTGGCTCCAAGGACATAATGTTTATAGACAAGATGACGGAGCATCTGCAGATGCTGGCAGACCaggaagcgcagcggcagaaggagAGCTTGGCTGcaaagaagacaaagaaggcTTGCTAGCggtggatgggggaggggcagctggtttgaagggggaggggtcggCGACTGAGTAAGTGTGTCGATGGTCAGCCGCACGTGAGGGATGGTCAACCCACTCACCTGTGCTGTTGAGGATGATGTTGATAGACTCTATGcgtcctctcctttcccatTGTCTCTCTATGCCCCATCTCACCATTTTCTGTTGTTTCACATGTACGCTACACttcaaccccccccctctccccccgcacgtgtgtgcgccaccAAAAGGAAACACAAGAGAAGCGAATGCTGCGCTCGTGCTGTGTACCAACggccacctcccctccctctactcctccccctctcgaTGCATGCGGATGTGTGCTGATGTGCCTCGCATGACCCCCGCTCCAAAAGTCAGTGGCGGGCTTGGAAGagatggtggaggaggcggcgatgtGTAGTGCTGCTACTTCAGTATTACGCGATGGGGTGCGGATGCGCGCACTGTTTTGGTTATGTTTCAGCTCTCTTACACGGAAAGAAAGCGACAAGGCGCACCCCCACGGATGCCTCTATGCAACACCCCTAGACGCGTCTGCAAGGCCAAATGTGTGCGCAGAGGCGCCTGTGTTGTGCGCTGTCGCAGATGTCTGCGCCTCGAGCGGTCTTCTCTGTCACTATCGActtcgtgctgctgccgtcatggcgccactctcctctcttttctgctcaTTTCGTTTTACGAGTTttgcgagagaaagaggcagcccccccccccccatagATTGTGCCTCTGCGATTTTCTGTGGCCTTCTGTGTGCACCCACACTCACGCCAGAGACCCTCAGAGACAGCGCCCtcacgcccctccctccctccccccgtgtCTCACCCCATTAGAGCATActccatacacgcacacacacacacactcatcCATAGGGGCGCTCTCATGGATTCTTTCGTACATACTCACATACATACGGCCTCATAGACTTATACCCACGGTAGCCCCAGCTTCCCTCCATCtcagcactgccgcctccgctccctctccctctccacccacgCGCGGCCTGTGTAATGCCGATCATCAAAAGCCGTGTCCACTCCGATGAGCTCCATGCGGCAAGGGACGCGCTCGCTGCGGCCAATCGAGACACcgacgcgctgcgccagcgggTGCTCGAACAGCGCGAACAACTCGAAGAGTGCGCTCAGCAAAACGCTACACTCGCTGCAGAGCTTGTGCAAGCCGAGACGAGGCTGGAAGAGGCGCATCGACTGCTCACAGAGACGCAGCTACACGCCCAAGCGCGAGAGGAGCGCCACCGCGAGCAGATGCACCGCATGGAGCAGAACGTGCACACTCTAGAGGATCTGGTTCAGGCATCGCggcggagcgagagagaggggtccAATCTAGCGTACCAccgtgtgctgtgcgccgGCAACGGTTCCGCAGAGGGCGCAGAGCGGGTTCAGCTGCATACGGAGCGGAGTCGCACCCAGGAGGAACTCACCCACTGCCAGGCGCTACGCCCGCAAAGGAGTACGTCACTGCAGTGCCCACCGACCACGTTGACACGAGACAGCAAGGAGGTTGGAAAGCCGCGCCGCTCGCCGCCTAGACCCTCCCCGGCAGCGAGTCCGCTTATCGCAGCGCAGGCACTGTACTGGCAGGAGCAACTGCTTAACATCAGTCAACGTGCTGTCGGGAGCTTTGAcgaagtgcagcagcagctgcgccgttgcCTGCCTCCCACGCCTCCCAGCACCACGCATGCTGACGCAGACAGCGAGGCACACCCTGACGACGGGCCACTTGCTGCCAGTGCGTCTCATATTGCTGATGCGCATCAATGGggccggcagctgcgccgcctccagaCGCACTTCGATGAGGTTGTGCAGGCGGACGCGAGGCTCATCAGCTTCCTGCTCCTTGTGGCGCGGCAACAGAGTCAGCAGGTGCGCACTCTTCAGGAGCGGTGGACTGAGGCACAGAACACTGTGCGAGAGGCGGAGAGTGTGCTAGATGAGGCAAATGCACGAATGACCAGCAGTGCGCAGGAatcggcggtgctgcgccaagAGTGTGCTGTCCTTACAGAGATGCAAACGACCTTGCAGGCACAACTTGCCAACCGCACCCGCGAGCATCAGGCATCCGTCACTGCACTGCATCATCTGCAGGAAGCGCACGCGCAACTTACAGACGTACATACGAGCCAGGAGAAGATGTGGACCACGCGACTCACGCAGGCCGCCGAggcccagcagcaggccaGCAACTACGCACAAAAACTTGAGGCAGCGTTACTGGATAAAGAGCGGTTAGTATCTACTGCTGCGGCATCgagtgagcagcagcatcggcgtGAAGCCCTCGCAGCCGCCAAGACGCAGGTAGAAGCCTTCTTGAGGCAGCTCAACGCTTCCGCACAGCAGCTACAAAGCGCTCTGGTGAGTCTCTCCAGTTCAACGTCGTCTTCTGTACTTGCCGCTTCGGCCGTAGCAGCTGGCGGTGTGAAGAAGGCCCCATCGGTCAGCTCGCCGGAGCCCTCCCCGCCAGGAGTGTCCTCTTCGGCGTactccgcctcctctgctaCCGTCCTCTACTCGCGAGCTACCCCTGCCacggccgcctcgctctcacCCTCACTGCCTCTTTTCGATGAATCAATCCTGTTGCCTGAGAATGCGCCTGCGGCATTCATGTAGCACAGCGCACCTACTCGTgacgaggagaggaaaaggctgCTAACAGCTctgagctcctcctccgttgATCACCTGCGGTGGAGGC encodes the following:
- a CDS encoding hypothetical protein (TriTrypDB/GeneDB-style sysID: LpmP.05.0160), whose product is MPIIKSRVHSDELHAARDALAAANRDTDALRQRVLEQREQLEECAQQNATLAAELVQAETRLEEAHRLLTETQLHAQAREERHREQMHRMEQNVHTLEDLVQASRRSEREGSNLAYHRVLCAGNGSAEGAERVQLHTERSRTQEELTHCQALRPQRSTSLQCPPTTLTRDSKEVGKPRRSPPRPSPAASPLIAAQALYWQEQLLNISQRAVGSFDEVQQQLRRCLPPTPPSTTHADADSEAHPDDGPLAASASHIADAHQWGRQLRRLQTHFDEVVQADARLISFLLLVARQQSQQVRTLQERWTEAQNTVREAESVLDEANARMTSSAQESAVLRQECAVLTEMQTTLQAQLANRTREHQASVTALHHLQEAHAQLTDVHTSQEKMWTTRLTQAAEAQQQASNYAQKLEAALLDKERLVSTAAASSEQQHRREALAAAKTQVEAFLRQLNASAQQLQSALVSLSSSTSSSVLAASAVAAGGVKKAPSVSSPEPSPPGVSSSAYSASSATVLYSRATPATAASLSPSLPLFDESILLPENAPAAFM
- a CDS encoding hypothetical protein (TriTrypDB/GeneDB-style sysID: LpmP.05.0150), with amino-acid sequence MPASARRKKDKVPAPGTKGEKSTGFYTKKRWRSVLQETRVDLAGRALGPRGALIVGTALFRNTYVTFLDLSHNELGDDGAISIASMLRGNTHVQYLNLSHNNMTDAGGIALASAFIPNVSPSGQPGQWNRTLFTLVLMGNRLGDDTLLAMGNAAACHRDLTRVDLSWNTVGENGTKCLMRAYERNPLCVYELAANAIGDEGAVYLCEALQRHGGKTQTTLNLYRNSISCPGAEAVGRLVASSSIMQDVSLACNTIGFKGVQALQHQLTDAAVIASCTLRTLNLSDNWIGDEGAASVAAVIKADLPSLERLDVSENKITDVGATAIITAALQNTHLLLLNCEANRLGPKAVDAVVRLIHETRTLKSLNVAGCVGSADHRRTLTIAVGETDGLHVELGPSPEDATGSKDIMFIDKMTEHLQMLADQEAQRQKESLAAKKTKKAC